A section of the Arabiibacter massiliensis genome encodes:
- a CDS encoding response regulator transcription factor: MEDNARRQQATILVVDDEPDIVALLEEYFVGQGYEVLTACDGPTALKRAERSPDLIVLDVGMPLMDGYAVCRRLREHLACPIVFLTARVEDVDALEGFEAGADDYVLKPFSLAVLGARVKAHLARDMRQQTRAEVRFDGDIAIDYRARTVSVAGEPVELTRREFDIAAFLSKHPGQVFERERIHERVGGWEAESDPQVVTEHIRRIRKKLAAAGVAPDPIETVWGMGYKWRA, from the coding sequence GTGGAGGACAACGCGCGCAGGCAGCAGGCCACCATTCTCGTCGTTGACGACGAGCCGGATATCGTCGCCCTGCTGGAGGAGTATTTCGTCGGCCAGGGCTACGAGGTGCTCACCGCCTGCGACGGGCCGACCGCCCTCAAGCGCGCCGAGCGCAGCCCCGACCTCATCGTGCTGGACGTGGGGATGCCCCTCATGGACGGCTACGCGGTGTGCCGCCGGCTGCGCGAGCACCTGGCCTGCCCCATCGTGTTCCTCACCGCGCGCGTTGAGGACGTCGACGCGCTTGAGGGCTTCGAGGCGGGCGCCGACGACTACGTGCTCAAGCCCTTCTCGCTGGCCGTGCTGGGCGCGCGGGTGAAGGCCCACCTCGCGCGCGACATGCGCCAGCAGACGAGAGCCGAGGTGCGCTTCGACGGGGACATCGCCATCGACTACCGCGCGCGCACCGTGTCGGTGGCCGGCGAACCCGTGGAGCTCACGCGGCGCGAGTTCGACATCGCGGCCTTCCTCTCGAAGCATCCCGGCCAGGTGTTCGAACGCGAGCGCATCCACGAGCGCGTGGGCGGCTGGGAGGCCGAGAGCGACCCCCAGGTGGTCACCGAGCACATCCGCCGCATCCGCAAGAAGCTGGCGGCGGCCGGCGTCGCGCCCGACCCCATCGAGACGGTCTGGGGCATGGGGTACAAATGGCGCGCGTGA
- a CDS encoding L,D-transpeptidase family protein, protein MSKKSNPASHGRHAASPTPSSNVDETTGTGLRPVPAPQGPQGFAPAGPPTPADFGFDEKPRNRRPLKVAGIVLGILVALALAAYLAGAFYFTGRFMPNTTVGDHDVSLMTGQEVGGLLAADLEGYAVSVSGQGFSMDISAKDAGMAIDTEGVVGRMLDDANPWLWPIELTRERDETDKMAASYNEGGLGDAVRAAVEEFNASAELPVNATVAFDEGANAFAVQKESVGTALDPEAVIASVDEALATLEPTVKLTAEHLLQPSVLSTDGYLKASADAANQLMRANMQLMMGGTVAAEVNPALLSTWVKFDDALIPSLDEEALAAWVDETAAAFNTVGTERSYTRPDGKAITVAGGPYGWSVDRDALLELVKTGVAEGTTGEVEVPCETTGTAYNGAGAQDWGARYCDIDLSEQYVRFYDESGSLVWESACVSGTPNGSHNTPPGVYWLNQKASPSKLKGTNLDGSKYESTVQYWMPFVGNVIGMHDADWQPYFGGTRYLDGGGSHGCVNLPPGAASVLYGIIQSGDVVVCHW, encoded by the coding sequence ATGAGCAAGAAGAGCAACCCGGCGTCGCACGGCCGCCATGCGGCGAGCCCGACGCCTTCCAGCAACGTCGACGAAACGACCGGCACCGGCCTCAGACCGGTGCCGGCGCCTCAGGGTCCGCAGGGCTTCGCGCCCGCCGGCCCGCCTACGCCGGCCGACTTCGGCTTCGACGAGAAGCCCCGCAACCGCCGCCCCTTGAAGGTAGCCGGCATCGTGCTGGGCATCCTCGTCGCGCTCGCGCTGGCGGCCTACCTGGCGGGGGCGTTCTACTTCACGGGCCGCTTCATGCCCAACACGACCGTCGGCGACCACGACGTCTCGCTCATGACGGGCCAAGAAGTGGGCGGCCTGCTGGCCGCGGACCTGGAAGGCTACGCCGTGTCCGTGTCCGGCCAGGGCTTCTCGATGGATATCTCGGCGAAGGACGCGGGCATGGCCATCGACACCGAGGGCGTCGTCGGCCGCATGCTGGACGACGCGAACCCGTGGCTCTGGCCGATCGAGCTCACGCGCGAGCGCGACGAGACGGACAAGATGGCCGCCTCGTACAACGAGGGCGGGCTCGGCGACGCCGTGCGCGCGGCCGTGGAGGAGTTCAACGCCTCGGCCGAGCTGCCGGTGAACGCCACGGTCGCGTTCGACGAGGGCGCGAACGCGTTCGCCGTGCAGAAGGAGTCCGTGGGCACGGCGCTCGATCCGGAGGCGGTGATCGCGTCGGTGGACGAGGCCCTGGCGACGCTCGAGCCGACGGTTAAGCTGACGGCCGAGCACCTGCTGCAGCCGAGCGTCCTTTCCACCGACGGATACCTGAAGGCTTCGGCCGACGCGGCGAACCAGCTGATGCGGGCGAACATGCAGCTCATGATGGGCGGTACGGTGGCGGCCGAGGTGAACCCCGCGCTGCTGTCGACGTGGGTGAAGTTCGACGACGCCCTCATCCCCTCGCTTGACGAGGAGGCGCTCGCCGCCTGGGTGGACGAGACGGCGGCCGCCTTCAACACGGTGGGAACGGAGCGCTCCTACACCCGTCCCGACGGCAAGGCCATCACGGTGGCCGGCGGCCCCTACGGCTGGTCGGTGGATCGCGACGCCCTGCTCGAGCTGGTGAAGACAGGCGTGGCCGAGGGCACGACCGGCGAGGTGGAGGTTCCCTGCGAGACGACGGGCACGGCCTACAACGGAGCCGGCGCGCAGGATTGGGGCGCGCGGTACTGCGACATCGACCTGTCCGAGCAGTACGTGCGCTTCTACGACGAGTCGGGTTCGCTGGTGTGGGAATCGGCCTGCGTGTCGGGCACGCCGAACGGGTCGCACAACACCCCGCCGGGCGTGTACTGGCTCAACCAGAAGGCGAGCCCCTCCAAGCTGAAGGGCACCAACCTCGACGGATCGAAGTACGAAAGCACCGTGCAGTATTGGATGCCGTTCGTCGGCAACGTGATCGGCATGCACGACGCCGACTGGCAGCCGTACTTCGGCGGCACGCGCTACCTCGACGGCGGCGGTAGCCACGGCTGCGTGAACCTGCCGCCGGGAGCGGCCTCAGTGCTCTACGGCATCATCCAATCCGGCGACGTCGTAGTGTGCCACTGGTAG
- a CDS encoding universal stress protein: protein MLYDNILVPYDGSPSARAALAEAVRFAKDDPGLTLHVVQIADMEQLVIDKLEAEGRDYATVSASDDLRATHDEVVAEAQERLERQVDGVTHGLMNKAVAELLEEVNPGPQIVDYAVGHDCDLIVMGSRGLGALRGIIGSVSSYVLRNADVPVLIVKHID, encoded by the coding sequence ATGCTCTACGATAACATCCTGGTGCCCTACGACGGCTCGCCTTCCGCGCGGGCAGCGCTCGCGGAAGCCGTGCGGTTCGCGAAGGACGACCCCGGCCTCACGCTGCACGTCGTCCAGATCGCGGACATGGAGCAGCTGGTCATCGACAAGCTCGAGGCCGAGGGGCGCGACTACGCCACCGTCTCCGCCTCCGACGATCTGCGCGCCACCCACGACGAGGTGGTCGCCGAGGCCCAGGAGCGCCTCGAGCGCCAGGTGGACGGCGTGACGCACGGCCTCATGAACAAGGCGGTCGCCGAGCTGCTCGAGGAAGTGAACCCCGGCCCCCAGATCGTCGACTACGCCGTCGGGCACGACTGCGACCTCATCGTCATGGGATCGCGGGGCCTAGGCGCGCTGCGCGGCATCATCGGCAGCGTGAGCAGCTACGTCCTGCGCAACGCCGACGTCCCCGTGCTCATCGTGAAGCATATCGACTGA
- a CDS encoding sigma-70 family RNA polymerase sigma factor has protein sequence MQTGPLSRGPLLRAHGTGARRVSPFKRRREGSFEVDVCEAVDVWGDTVLRMAARYMGNRHDAEDVFQTVFMRLLKFKDKIADEDHLKAWLIRVTLNCCYDELRKRRPTAELEESDAVEEMDEFSLSKTALERAIDGLAPAMKSAIHLYYFEGYSTEEIAEIFGEKPSTVRSHLHRARKALRISLEGAADE, from the coding sequence ATGCAGACGGGACCGCTTTCACGAGGGCCGCTCCTCCGCGCGCACGGAACCGGGGCTCGGCGAGTGAGCCCGTTCAAGAGAAGGAGGGAAGGCTCCTTCGAGGTCGACGTCTGCGAGGCCGTCGACGTCTGGGGCGATACGGTGCTGAGGATGGCGGCCCGGTACATGGGCAACAGGCACGACGCCGAGGATGTCTTCCAGACCGTCTTCATGCGGCTCCTCAAGTTTAAGGACAAGATCGCCGACGAGGACCATCTGAAAGCCTGGCTGATCCGCGTCACCCTCAACTGCTGCTACGACGAGCTTCGCAAGCGCCGGCCCACGGCCGAGCTCGAGGAATCGGACGCCGTCGAGGAGATGGACGAGTTCTCGCTCTCTAAGACGGCGCTGGAGCGCGCTATCGACGGGCTCGCCCCCGCCATGAAAAGCGCCATCCACCTCTACTATTTCGAAGGCTATTCGACGGAGGAGATCGCCGAGATCTTCGGCGAGAAGCCTTCGACCGTCAGATCGCACCTCCATCGGGCGCGCAAGGCGCTCAGGATATCGCTGGAAGGAGCCGCAGATGAATGA
- a CDS encoding ABC transporter ATP-binding protein, whose product MKVEVKGLVKTIKGATVLDGIDLALEGGRVYGLRGKNGSGKTMLMRAMAGLIRPTAGEVVIDGHPLAPGEFPPSVGIMIENPAFIGKYTGFRNLKYLAGIRNEIDDAKIERTLEEVGLDPHDRRTYKKYSLGMKQRLGIACAVMEDPDLLLLDEPINALDPAGVEMVQRLVARQKERGALVVVACHDAEELDDLADVIYLMAEGRIVGCEDGGGDAA is encoded by the coding sequence ATGAAGGTGGAAGTGAAGGGCCTTGTGAAGACCATCAAGGGCGCGACCGTGCTCGACGGCATCGACCTCGCCCTGGAAGGCGGGCGCGTGTACGGCCTTCGCGGCAAGAACGGCTCGGGCAAGACCATGCTCATGCGGGCGATGGCCGGGCTCATCAGGCCCACGGCCGGCGAGGTCGTCATCGACGGGCACCCGCTCGCGCCGGGCGAGTTCCCGCCGAGCGTGGGCATCATGATCGAGAACCCCGCGTTCATCGGCAAGTACACGGGCTTTCGCAACCTGAAGTACCTGGCGGGCATCAGAAACGAGATCGACGACGCGAAGATCGAGCGCACGCTCGAGGAGGTGGGGCTCGACCCGCACGATAGGCGCACCTACAAGAAGTACAGCTTGGGGATGAAGCAGCGCCTCGGCATCGCGTGCGCCGTCATGGAGGACCCCGACCTGCTGCTGCTCGACGAACCGATCAACGCGCTTGACCCCGCCGGCGTTGAGATGGTGCAGCGGCTCGTCGCCCGGCAGAAGGAGCGGGGCGCCCTGGTTGTGGTCGCCTGCCACGACGCCGAGGAGCTCGACGATTTGGCGGATGTGATCTACCTCATGGCCGAGGGACGGATCGTCGGCTGCGAGGACGGCGGGGGCGATGCCGCATGA
- a CDS encoding tocopherol cyclase family protein: MKPYYEGWYMKQEQGDDFLAVIPGRAEDNAFIQVVTPQKARYLAYPLEAFERVGPSRGGVPGIRISESFFSPEGMDLNVHQDGIDLEGRLRYRALTPLRYDIMGPFSLLPMETKHTVFSMRHRVDGMVELDGEEHRFRNAVGYMEGDRGHSFPRGYTWVQSVDFDRDASVMVAIAEIPLGIRFTGCIAVVSLDNEEYRLATYLGVRIVEASERVIDLVQRDLRLRVEVRGDEGHRLQAPDQGEMRRVIRESPAIPARFTFEKGGRTLLDAVCPHTGYEHVE, from the coding sequence ATGAAGCCGTACTACGAAGGCTGGTACATGAAGCAGGAGCAGGGCGACGACTTTCTGGCGGTCATCCCCGGGCGCGCGGAGGACAACGCGTTCATCCAGGTGGTCACACCGCAGAAGGCGCGCTACCTGGCGTACCCGCTCGAGGCGTTCGAGCGGGTGGGGCCCTCGCGCGGCGGCGTGCCGGGCATCCGCATCTCCGAGAGCTTCTTCTCACCCGAGGGCATGGACCTCAACGTGCACCAGGACGGCATCGACCTGGAGGGACGCCTGCGCTATCGCGCGCTCACGCCGCTGCGCTACGACATCATGGGGCCGTTCTCGCTGCTGCCGATGGAGACGAAGCACACCGTGTTCAGCATGCGCCACCGCGTGGACGGCATGGTGGAGCTCGACGGCGAGGAGCATCGCTTCCGCAACGCCGTCGGCTACATGGAGGGCGATCGCGGGCACAGCTTCCCGCGCGGCTATACCTGGGTGCAGAGCGTCGACTTCGACCGCGACGCCTCGGTGATGGTGGCGATAGCGGAGATACCGCTGGGCATCCGCTTCACCGGCTGCATCGCGGTGGTGAGCCTCGACAACGAGGAGTACCGCCTGGCCACGTATCTGGGCGTGCGCATCGTGGAGGCCTCGGAACGCGTGATCGACCTCGTCCAGCGCGATCTGCGCCTGCGCGTGGAGGTGCGCGGCGACGAGGGACACCGGTTGCAGGCCCCCGACCAGGGGGAGATGCGCCGCGTGATCAGGGAAAGCCCCGCCATACCCGCGCGCTTCACATTCGAGAAAGGCGGCCGCACGCTGCTGGACGCCGTCTGCCCCCACACCGGCTACGAGCACGTGGAATGA
- a CDS encoding bifunctional UDP-sugar hydrolase/5'-nucleotidase — translation MKMSPRSLLDRLGHLALALAFACALLPLPAAAEPAEESPATVEADETTEPEAEPAATEGSATPAPAAASPIVILHTNDVHCGVDQVLDANGNPTSIGYAGVSAALKAAKAQYGDDNVTLVDAGDAVQGKPMGTLSQGAYLVDIMNQVGYDLAIPGNHEFDYGMAQLRALVGRSNATYLACNFDNLATGKTEFSPYTIKTYGTTKVAYVGIATPESLTKSNPAHFKDKNGNTVYSFCEDDSGQALYTRVQQTVDAARAAGADYVVALGHLGETGVATRWRADTVIANTTGIDVFIDGHSHEQYEQRIANKSGQEVPLAQTGTQLQTYGQVVIDPATGSITTSLVKPPVAQDADTAAFVKQIEDELNKTLGKVVARTEVKLVAVENDARKNWAVRMHETNLGDLTADAMRVALGADIGFSNGGGIRSDVPVGDITYGNAIGVLPFGNALCKVEASGQTIIDALEMGARLYPQPNGGFLQTSGLTYEIRSDIPTPVKLNAKNEFVGIEGERRVQNVRVNGEPIDLGRTYTVSAIAYLLKDGGDGFTMFKNAKVIVAEQGLDYEALITYIQDNLHGVIAADSIYANEGGEGRILVKNGPDPKPVPKPDPKPEPTPAPNPKPLAPTGDPLTAQTALAGAAALCALAGAVGARRAMRRARPTASRR, via the coding sequence ATGAAGATGTCGCCGCGAAGCCTCCTCGACCGCCTCGGGCACCTCGCGCTCGCCCTCGCGTTCGCCTGCGCCCTGCTGCCCCTGCCCGCCGCAGCTGAACCGGCGGAGGAGTCCCCCGCCACGGTCGAGGCCGACGAGACGACCGAGCCGGAAGCCGAACCCGCAGCGACCGAGGGGTCCGCAACCCCCGCGCCCGCAGCCGCCTCCCCCATCGTCATCCTGCACACCAACGACGTGCACTGCGGCGTCGACCAGGTGCTCGATGCGAACGGCAACCCCACGAGCATCGGCTACGCGGGCGTCTCGGCGGCCCTGAAGGCCGCGAAGGCGCAGTACGGCGACGACAACGTCACGCTCGTCGACGCCGGCGACGCCGTGCAGGGCAAGCCCATGGGCACGCTCTCGCAGGGCGCCTACCTCGTGGACATCATGAACCAGGTGGGCTACGACCTGGCCATCCCCGGCAACCACGAGTTCGACTACGGCATGGCCCAGCTGCGCGCGCTCGTCGGCCGCTCGAACGCCACGTACCTCGCCTGCAACTTCGACAACCTGGCCACCGGCAAGACGGAGTTCTCGCCCTACACCATTAAAACCTACGGCACCACGAAGGTGGCCTACGTGGGCATCGCCACGCCCGAGTCGCTGACCAAGTCGAACCCCGCTCACTTCAAAGACAAGAACGGCAACACCGTCTACAGCTTCTGCGAGGACGATTCGGGCCAGGCGCTCTACACCCGCGTGCAGCAGACCGTCGACGCGGCGCGCGCGGCCGGTGCCGATTACGTCGTGGCCCTCGGGCACCTGGGCGAGACGGGCGTCGCCACCCGCTGGCGCGCCGACACGGTTATCGCGAACACCACGGGCATCGACGTGTTCATCGACGGCCACTCCCACGAGCAGTACGAGCAGCGCATCGCCAACAAGAGCGGCCAGGAGGTGCCGCTCGCCCAAACCGGCACGCAGCTGCAAACATACGGCCAGGTGGTCATCGACCCCGCCACGGGCTCCATCACGACGAGCCTGGTGAAGCCGCCCGTGGCGCAGGACGCCGACACCGCCGCCTTCGTCAAGCAGATCGAGGACGAGCTGAACAAGACGCTCGGCAAGGTGGTGGCGCGCACCGAGGTCAAGCTCGTAGCCGTGGAGAACGACGCGCGGAAGAACTGGGCCGTGCGCATGCACGAGACCAACTTGGGCGACCTCACCGCCGACGCCATGCGGGTGGCGCTCGGCGCCGACATCGGCTTCTCGAACGGCGGCGGCATCCGCTCCGACGTGCCCGTGGGCGACATCACCTACGGCAACGCCATCGGCGTGCTGCCGTTCGGGAACGCGCTGTGCAAGGTGGAGGCCTCCGGGCAGACCATCATCGACGCGCTGGAGATGGGCGCGCGCCTGTATCCCCAGCCCAACGGCGGGTTCCTGCAAACCTCGGGGCTCACCTACGAGATTCGCTCCGACATACCCACGCCGGTGAAGCTGAACGCCAAAAACGAGTTCGTGGGCATCGAGGGCGAGCGGCGCGTGCAGAACGTGCGCGTGAACGGCGAGCCCATCGACCTGGGCAGAACCTACACCGTGTCGGCCATCGCGTATCTGCTCAAAGACGGCGGCGACGGGTTCACCATGTTCAAGAACGCGAAGGTGATCGTGGCCGAGCAGGGCCTGGACTACGAGGCGCTCATCACCTACATCCAGGATAACCTGCACGGAGTGATAGCCGCCGACTCCATCTACGCGAACGAGGGCGGCGAGGGCCGCATCCTCGTGAAGAACGGCCCCGACCCGAAGCCCGTGCCGAAGCCCGACCCCAAGCCCGAGCCTACGCCCGCGCCCAACCCGAAGCCCCTCGCGCCCACCGGCGACCCGCTGACGGCGCAGACGGCGCTGGCGGGAGCGGCCGCGCTCTGCGCGCTCGCGGGGGCAGTGGGAGCGCGGCGCGCGATGCGGCGCGCACGGCCAACCGCGTCACGCAGGTAG
- a CDS encoding ArsB/NhaD family transporter, whose product MDVSQIVSIAVFVVVMVAIMTEKLHRSLAAIVGAMLVLALHILPFDAAMEHIDFNTLGVLLGMMLFVSVVKLSGMFEFLAIKAARLAKGDPWKVMLLFVLLTAVLSAFLDNVTTVLLIGPMTLTVCKLLDVNPIPFFMTEILASNIGGTATLIGDPPNIMIGSAAGFTFFDFILYDAPAVVVILAAVLGVFYLMYGRKMQVNEEHRARLMELDEHAMIKSKRLLKQSYVMIGLVVVGFMAHGALGLESSVIALGAAGIIMLISGESIEEALANVEWTTLAFFAGLFVIVGAMAETGVIEMLAHALIDATGGNVFITMLVLLVGSAVISSFLDNIPFVATMIPILLAMESTGMDVTPLWWAVSLGACLGGNGTLIGASANVVLSDISKKNGYEITFVQFLKTGFPIMLLTVVIAGLYLVVRFPPM is encoded by the coding sequence ATGGACGTGAGCCAAATCGTATCCATCGCGGTCTTCGTCGTGGTCATGGTGGCCATCATGACGGAGAAGCTGCACCGGTCGCTTGCGGCCATCGTGGGCGCCATGCTGGTGCTGGCGCTGCACATCCTGCCGTTCGACGCGGCTATGGAGCACATCGACTTCAACACGCTCGGCGTGCTCTTGGGCATGATGCTGTTCGTGTCGGTGGTGAAGCTCTCCGGCATGTTCGAGTTTCTGGCCATCAAGGCAGCGCGGCTCGCCAAGGGCGACCCATGGAAGGTCATGCTGCTGTTCGTGCTGCTCACCGCCGTGCTTTCGGCGTTCTTGGACAACGTGACCACCGTGCTGCTCATCGGACCGATGACGCTCACCGTGTGCAAGCTGCTCGATGTGAACCCCATCCCGTTCTTCATGACCGAGATCCTCGCGTCCAACATCGGCGGCACGGCCACGCTCATCGGCGACCCGCCCAACATCATGATCGGCTCGGCCGCCGGGTTCACGTTCTTCGACTTCATCCTGTACGACGCGCCGGCCGTCGTGGTCATCCTGGCCGCGGTGCTGGGGGTGTTCTACCTGATGTACGGCCGGAAGATGCAGGTGAACGAGGAGCATCGCGCGCGCCTCATGGAGCTTGACGAGCACGCGATGATCAAGAGCAAGCGGCTGCTCAAGCAGAGCTACGTCATGATCGGCCTGGTGGTGGTGGGCTTCATGGCCCACGGCGCGCTCGGCCTTGAGTCCAGCGTCATCGCGCTCGGCGCGGCTGGCATCATCATGCTGATCTCGGGCGAGAGCATCGAGGAGGCGCTCGCCAACGTGGAGTGGACCACGCTCGCGTTCTTCGCCGGCCTGTTCGTCATCGTGGGCGCCATGGCCGAGACGGGCGTCATCGAGATGCTGGCGCACGCGCTCATCGACGCGACGGGCGGCAACGTGTTCATCACCATGCTCGTGCTGCTGGTGGGCTCGGCCGTCATCTCCAGCTTCCTGGACAACATCCCGTTCGTGGCCACGATGATCCCCATCCTCTTGGCCATGGAATCCACCGGCATGGACGTGACGCCTCTGTGGTGGGCCGTGTCGCTGGGCGCGTGCCTGGGCGGCAACGGCACGCTCATCGGCGCGAGCGCCAACGTGGTGCTGTCCGACATCAGCAAGAAGAACGGCTACGAGATCACGTTCGTGCAGTTCCTGAAGACGGGCTTTCCCATCATGCTGCTGACCGTGGTGATAGCGGGGCTCTACCTGGTGGTGCGGTTCCCGCCGATGTAG
- a CDS encoding polysaccharide deacetylase family protein, which translates to MPYGSRPRTAPPQPKRPRRKLAGILVCSAIVLAFASVIAFAVQSLPISITFNGQALEVPGERTLADAIKTSGIQPAPGDLVAVDGSVIEAGKGEPFHATVNGEPASDLTRKLAKGDVVEVGDGGPIEEPSDVSEQAVPFVIETEGNGAIHLLEGEGAEGLVQTKTGHISGITADQTVREPQNITRRNVSPQVGDDKVIALTFDDGPWPDTTAQVLDVLKEHGAKATFFTVGNRIDGEGIDLVKRAAAEGHQICTHSFSHASGTGQGVNLGYMSPEEQTAEIEQGYAAIQNATGAEASRVIRTPGGNYGEEVMRAIGPLISVEIGWNIDSQDWQKPGAGAIVNQIEAAWPGAIVLMHDGGGDRTQTVEALRKALPRLKEQGYRFVTVDELMAYPLA; encoded by the coding sequence GTGCCCTACGGCAGCCGACCGCGCACCGCGCCCCCTCAGCCGAAACGGCCGCGGCGCAAGCTCGCGGGCATCCTCGTCTGCTCGGCGATCGTGCTCGCCTTCGCGAGCGTCATCGCCTTCGCCGTGCAGAGTCTGCCCATCTCCATCACCTTCAACGGGCAGGCGCTCGAAGTGCCCGGCGAGCGGACGCTCGCCGACGCCATAAAGACGAGCGGGATCCAGCCCGCGCCGGGCGACCTCGTGGCCGTGGACGGCAGCGTGATCGAGGCAGGCAAGGGCGAGCCCTTCCACGCCACCGTCAACGGCGAGCCGGCGAGCGATCTTACGCGCAAGCTCGCGAAGGGCGACGTCGTGGAAGTGGGCGACGGCGGCCCCATCGAGGAGCCCTCCGACGTCTCGGAGCAGGCCGTTCCCTTCGTCATCGAGACGGAGGGCAACGGAGCCATCCATCTGCTCGAAGGCGAGGGGGCCGAGGGCCTCGTGCAGACCAAGACCGGGCACATCTCCGGCATCACCGCCGACCAGACCGTGCGCGAGCCGCAGAACATCACGCGGCGCAACGTGAGCCCCCAGGTGGGCGACGACAAGGTGATCGCGCTCACGTTCGACGACGGCCCGTGGCCCGACACCACCGCGCAGGTGCTCGACGTGCTGAAGGAGCACGGCGCCAAGGCGACGTTCTTCACCGTGGGCAACCGCATCGACGGCGAGGGCATCGACCTGGTGAAACGCGCCGCAGCCGAAGGGCATCAGATATGCACGCACTCGTTCAGCCATGCCTCGGGGACGGGGCAGGGCGTGAACCTGGGCTACATGTCGCCCGAGGAGCAGACCGCGGAGATCGAGCAGGGCTACGCCGCCATCCAGAACGCCACCGGCGCTGAGGCGAGCCGCGTCATCCGGACGCCCGGCGGCAACTACGGCGAGGAGGTCATGCGCGCTATCGGCCCGCTGATCAGCGTCGAGATCGGGTGGAACATCGACTCCCAGGATTGGCAGAAGCCGGGCGCGGGCGCCATCGTCAACCAGATAGAGGCCGCCTGGCCGGGGGCCATCGTCCTCATGCACGACGGCGGCGGCGACCGCACCCAGACGGTCGAGGCGCTCAGGAAGGCGTTGCCGCGGCTCAAGGAGCAGGGCTACCGGTTCGTGACCGTTGACGAGCTCATGGCGTACCCGCTGGCCTAG